Below is a genomic region from uncultured Erythrobacter sp..
ACGCGGACACCGCCGATGAGCGGTCTGTCTGCTTAGTCAGGTCGCCACCCAGAAGCGGATCGGCTGGTCACGACCCAATCCGAGACTTTGGCTCCTGAATTCGCGGGTTCCAAATGCGGACTTGCTCCGCGCCTAACTGGGTCGGAGAAATCAACCCAAAATCGCAAGAGCAAGATCTGCAGCAAGAAACCCAATAGTCATCGCTACAACGAGCAGCGCGCCAAGCAATTTCGGCGGCGCTGGAAGGGGCAGATCAAACCACCTACATCCATATCCGATGACAAAAGCGAGGAGAAAGC
It encodes:
- a CDS encoding XapX domain-containing protein, translating into MTTAVGFLLAFVIGYGCRWFDLPLPAPPKLLGALLVVAMTIGFLAADLALAILG